Genomic window (Funiculus sociatus GB2-C1):
CAGCTCTGGTTGCTTCCCGCCGCCCAATTTCAGGAATTAGTCGCCAAATATCCGGAAATTTCCCAGGCGTTCTCCCAACAAATGGCGCAAGAACTGGCGAAGCTATCTTCCCAGCTAAGCTACGAACAAGAACGTCAAACAGCCTTGCGTCCCTACCTAGTAGCTAGAGCCAAACGCGGGATTGTGGGAAAAAGCCGCTATGCTACCAGGCTCCGAGAACAAATTAAACAGGCAGATTGCGATCGCCGTCCAGTCCTGATTTTTGGAGAACCTGGGTTAGAAAAAGACAATACCGCCGCCCTGATTCACTTTAGTTGCCCAAACCGACGCGAACCTGTAATTAAAGTAGACTGTAGTACCCTACAAGCCAGCGGTGCAGAGCTATTTGGGCGCATCGGCGGTAAACCAGGGCTAATCGAATCACTAGGGACAGGCACCTTAATACTCAACAATATCCAAGAACTGCCCCCAGAACTCACGCCCAAACTAGCGCAACTCTTAGAAACCAACACCTACAACCCCGTTGAAAGTTTCCAGCACCGTAGCGCAGGCAAGATGCCTGCGGGACAGGAACACAAAAGCAGGGGAGAAAATTCCTCACTCAGCCTTAGACCCGAAGCACTTATTTGTCAAGCCCGCATCATTATGATTGCGGAAAAACACCTACCTACAATTGAACGTCAAGTAGGTCATTTAATAAAAGTGCCGCCGCTACGAGTGCGAAAAGCTGACATCGAAGCTCAGGTAGAATACTACATTAGCCTCTTCTGTCGGGCAAAAGGCATTCCCAAACCCACAGTCACTCCAGAAGCTTTGCGCCGTTTACAGGCGTATGATTTCCCTGGCAACCTCAAAGAATTGCAAAGTCTCGTAGAACGAGCTATCGTTCAGTCTCCCGGCACCAAAGAGTTAACCGAAGAAGTTTTTTGGTCAGTTGAAAGCAAGAAAAAACAATTTCGCGTTAATCTTTTAAATGCCTATCCCGGTTTGCGGCGATTTCTCAGAAGTTCCTGGTGGCCGGATAGAATTAACTACGGCTTCACATTCGGCTTTTTTGCCATCGTCGTCGGACTATTATTTTTTGGCCCCCAGAGCCGTTCGGAAAATGTGACTCTCAACTTATTTTGGGCGTGGTGGTGGCCTTTGATATTAATAGGTTTTCCCTTTGTCGGAAGGCTTTGGTGCGCCTTTTGTCCTTTTATGATTTACGGGGAAATCACCCAGAAGCTTTCCCTGTGGCTATTTCCCCGTCAGTTGAAACGCTGGCCCCGGCAGTCAGCCGAAAAGTGGGGTGGATGGTTTCTGTTTGGACTATTTGTCCTAATTTATCTCTGGGAAGAACTTTGGAATTTAGAAAATACAGCTTATCTTTCGGCTTGTTTGCTCTTATTAATTACCGCCGGAGCAATGATATTTTCAGCAATTTTTGAGCGACGGTTTTGGTGTCGGTATCTGTGCCCGATTGGCGGAATGAACGGGCTATTTGCTAAGCTTTCAATGATAGAGTTAAGGGCGCAGCAAGGCACTTGTTCAGCAGAATGCACCACCTATCAATGTTACAAAGGCGGCCCGCAAAAAGGGGAAGGTTTGGAAACTAGCGGCTGTCCGGTTTACTCTCATCCCGCCCAATTGGAAGATAACAAAGATTGTGTATTGTGCATGACATGTCTCAAAGCTTGTCCGCACCGTTCAGTTGAACTAAATTTGCGTCCGCCGGGAATTGAGTTATGGACAAGTCATGTACCGCAGGCTTATGAAGTGGCGTTGTTACTGTTGCTATTAGGAGGAGTTTATTTGCATCGATTGCCAGAATTGCAATCAATTTTAGGGTTGAATTTAGATTTAACGCAATTTTGGCAACATTTCAGATTATCGATTTTCGCTTTGATTATTCCTGCTGCTGTGCCTTTTTTAGCTTACGGTGGAATCTTGCTTTTTAAGGGTTCTCTAAAACCTCGCTCGTTTGTAGAGTTAGCGTATGGATATTTGCCGCTAGTTTTGGGGGCAAATTTATCTCACTATTTGCGGCTAGGTTTAGGTGAAGCTGGACGGATTTTACCGCTAACTATGGCGACTTTTGGGCTAAGTGGTGAAGGGTTGCCCGTGTTGGTGGCTCATCCGGCTGTGATAGAGTTTTTGCAGGGAACGACGCTGATTTTCTCGCTGCTGTTGACGATGCTATTAACTCAGAAGATTGCCAGACAGCAGATGGGATCGCTTTTACCGCAACATTTGAGTGCGATCGCGCTTTTCGTCTCCCTCTGGATGATTATCGTGCAATAAATTTTACCTAAACCCCTTCGCCGTCCTAACACGGATGAGTGCGATCGCGCTTTTTCTCTAGTCTTCTGTACTGAGGCAAAGTTGTTGTGAGGTTTGTTGGGCTATCTGTGGAAATTGAGGCAGTCATGGCACTAAAATTAATTAGGGTTGTCAAATAACTCTATTCAATTTAGCCATTTATCTCAGTAACAACTGATAGTTTAAGTCGCTAAAATGTAAAATTGGTAATGGTCGATAAGGGTATTTTAGGAAAAATGTCACAGCAGCAACTCGAATGGCAAGTACAGCCAAATATTCAACCACCAGAAGCGTTTATTGAAGAAGTTAAACATTACGCATCTGGATTACCAGGACATTATGCTGCTCAATTGTTATGGCAACGGGGAATTAGAGATACAGCCCAGTTAGCAGGTTATTTGAACCCAAATCTGTATCAACCTGCAAGTCCGTTTGAATTTGGACAGGAAATGCACTGGGCGACAGAAAGATTACTGGAAGCCCGAAACTCTGGTGAAAAAGTTGCTATTTGGGGAGATTTTGATGCTGATGGCATTACATCTACTTCTATTTTATGGGATGGATTAGGGCAGTTCTTCGCTCAGTATCTACAACTAAGTTATTATATTCCCAATCGGTTAACCGAGTCTCATGGACTTAATAATAATGGAATTAAAGCACTTGCCGAAAGTGGAACAAAGCTGATTGTTACTTGCGACACAGGTAGCACTAATATCAGTGAAATTGAGTATGCCCAAAAATTGGGTATTGATATTATTGTCACCGATCATCACACGCTACCTACAGAACGTCCAGATGTAAAAGCAATTATCAATCCCCGCTATTTACCACCAGAACATCCGATGTTTCATCTTTCTGGTGTTGCAGTTGCTTACAAGTTGGTAGAAGCACTTTATGAAACTTTGCCAGATGTTCCTCAACAGCCTTTAGAGGATTTGTTGGATTTAGTTGCAATTGGTTTAATTGCCGATTTAGTACAACTTAGTGGTGATTGTCGCTACCTAGCACAGCGAGGAATTGAACGCCTGCAACAGCAACTCAAAAAACGTAACCGTCCTGGTGTAGCGCGTCTGTTAGAATTATGTCAAAAAAGTGGCGATCGACCAACTGACATTTCTTTCGGTCTTGGCCCTAGAATTAACGCTGTGAGTCGCATTCAAGGCGATGCTTCTTTCTGTGTGGAGTTGCTGACAAGCCGTGATGAAAAACGCACTCAGCAGTTAGCAACAGAGACAGAATTAGCTAATTGTCGCCGCAAGGCTTTGCAAAAAGATGTCGCTTTTGATGTTAACAAGAAGTTAGCTCAACTCGATTTATCAACAACTAGCGTAATT
Coding sequences:
- a CDS encoding sigma 54-interacting transcriptional regulator — its product is MTSQDTVTWLQERTALGVLSAPILNAIAQVLEEKIVPAQTNLVVEDTPPEGLYILRQGQLEGDRKEQIGSAWGISFLPGAAIHLQELLLDQQAQRTVKTLSECQLWLLPAAQFQELVAKYPEISQAFSQQMAQELAKLSSQLSYEQERQTALRPYLVARAKRGIVGKSRYATRLREQIKQADCDRRPVLIFGEPGLEKDNTAALIHFSCPNRREPVIKVDCSTLQASGAELFGRIGGKPGLIESLGTGTLILNNIQELPPELTPKLAQLLETNTYNPVESFQHRSAGKMPAGQEHKSRGENSSLSLRPEALICQARIIMIAEKHLPTIERQVGHLIKVPPLRVRKADIEAQVEYYISLFCRAKGIPKPTVTPEALRRLQAYDFPGNLKELQSLVERAIVQSPGTKELTEEVFWSVESKKKQFRVNLLNAYPGLRRFLRSSWWPDRINYGFTFGFFAIVVGLLFFGPQSRSENVTLNLFWAWWWPLILIGFPFVGRLWCAFCPFMIYGEITQKLSLWLFPRQLKRWPRQSAEKWGGWFLFGLFVLIYLWEELWNLENTAYLSACLLLLITAGAMIFSAIFERRFWCRYLCPIGGMNGLFAKLSMIELRAQQGTCSAECTTYQCYKGGPQKGEGLETSGCPVYSHPAQLEDNKDCVLCMTCLKACPHRSVELNLRPPGIELWTSHVPQAYEVALLLLLLGGVYLHRLPELQSILGLNLDLTQFWQHFRLSIFALIIPAAVPFLAYGGILLFKGSLKPRSFVELAYGYLPLVLGANLSHYLRLGLGEAGRILPLTMATFGLSGEGLPVLVAHPAVIEFLQGTTLIFSLLLTMLLTQKIARQQMGSLLPQHLSAIALFVSLWMIIVQ